A single Klebsiella variicola DNA region contains:
- a CDS encoding transporter substrate-binding domain-containing protein, whose product MLRMVWTDKRPITPARKIDNDKDGEMKLTVGLALTLAIMTCGAQARDMQTIEHSGELKVGVPGDYAPLAFRNAAGELQGYDVDMARDLGRTLGLKVSFVYTSWPALAADLRADKFDIAMGGVTQTPARAKGFALSHPVVANGKIALANCQAAPRLGSLAKIDRPEVKVVVNPGGTNQSFVDEHIKQAQIIRVQNNVDNLEALRQKTADMMVTDLIEGDYYQSKEPGVFCVANETPFAGTASDKVYMMNKDNPALLEKVNQWLDSQDKEVLKRKWKIRG is encoded by the coding sequence ATGCTGCGGATGGTGTGGACTGATAAGCGGCCGATCACCCCGGCGCGAAAAATCGATAACGATAAGGATGGCGAGATGAAACTGACGGTGGGGCTGGCGCTGACGCTGGCGATAATGACCTGCGGCGCCCAGGCGCGCGATATGCAAACCATCGAGCACAGCGGTGAGCTGAAAGTGGGCGTGCCGGGCGATTACGCCCCGCTGGCGTTTCGCAATGCCGCCGGCGAGCTGCAGGGCTATGACGTGGACATGGCCCGCGATCTCGGGCGCACGCTGGGGCTGAAGGTGAGCTTCGTCTACACCAGCTGGCCAGCGCTCGCCGCCGATCTGCGGGCGGACAAGTTTGATATTGCGATGGGCGGCGTGACGCAGACTCCGGCGCGGGCGAAGGGCTTCGCCCTCAGCCACCCGGTAGTGGCGAACGGTAAAATCGCCTTAGCCAACTGCCAGGCCGCCCCGCGGCTCGGCTCGCTGGCGAAGATTGACCGCCCGGAGGTGAAGGTGGTCGTCAACCCTGGCGGCACAAACCAGAGCTTTGTCGATGAGCATATCAAGCAGGCGCAGATCATTCGCGTACAGAACAACGTCGACAATCTGGAGGCGCTGCGGCAGAAAACAGCCGATATGATGGTGACAGACCTGATCGAAGGCGACTATTACCAAAGCAAAGAGCCCGGCGTGTTCTGCGTTGCTAACGAAACACCGTTCGCCGGCACCGCCAGCGACAAGGTGTATATGATGAATAAGGATAACCCGGCGCTGCTGGAGAAAGTGAACCAGTGGCTGGATAGCCAGGACAAAGAGGTTCTCAAACGGAAGTGGAAAATTCGCGGTTAA
- a CDS encoding fimbrial protein — MKIITLCLATVFAGLAAVPALAAEGKLNFIGKVVNASCKLEGVNDSGVIDVSMGAIPLSRLKNSQSGTGPAVGIDIRVKDCEKGTYYIVVDGPSPADTPENRVLALDGSGKPASKVGILLTDRTGTPLSLDERLDPQHDPRIEIPVDGGSGTFRLNAFYYTWDKTHADPGDGNATARFTIMQE; from the coding sequence ATGAAAATAATCACGCTGTGTCTGGCGACGGTCTTTGCCGGGCTGGCCGCTGTCCCTGCACTCGCGGCAGAGGGCAAGCTGAATTTCATCGGCAAGGTCGTGAACGCCTCCTGCAAGCTCGAAGGGGTGAACGACAGCGGGGTCATCGACGTCAGTATGGGCGCTATTCCGCTGTCGAGACTGAAAAACAGTCAGTCTGGGACCGGGCCGGCGGTCGGCATCGACATTCGCGTTAAAGATTGTGAGAAAGGCACTTACTACATTGTGGTTGACGGCCCCTCGCCTGCCGACACACCTGAAAACCGCGTGCTGGCGCTCGACGGCAGCGGTAAGCCGGCCAGCAAGGTAGGTATTCTGCTCACTGACCGCACGGGCACCCCGCTCAGCCTCGATGAACGCCTTGATCCGCAACACGATCCCCGCATAGAGATCCCGGTGGACGGCGGCTCCGGAACCTTCAGGCTGAACGCCTTCTATTACACCTGGGACAAAACCCACGCCGATCCCGGCGACGGCAATGCGACGGCCCGATTTACCATTATGCAGGAATAG
- a CDS encoding molecular chaperone: MKTQLAVLLCAVTFQACAGITINATRVVYSGKEKVASLNIHNRSSTPYKVQIWLDAGLNTSRVGLPIVATPPQVYLSPQQSAQLRFIYLGGGLPGDRESVYWVNIQETPPAAVGTHTLQFVVRTRLKLFYRPPAITTTLAREVQKLQWQQSGNHLRFTNSGPLHITLVNGTLIDNKGHLSPMRNVMLRPYSSHTVMTTDSTRLYQLNYIDDYGAVVPIPLQNAHAPASG; this comes from the coding sequence ATGAAAACACAACTGGCGGTTCTGCTCTGCGCAGTGACCTTTCAGGCCTGCGCCGGGATCACCATTAATGCCACGCGGGTGGTCTATTCCGGGAAAGAAAAGGTCGCCAGCCTGAACATTCACAATCGCAGCAGCACGCCTTATAAAGTGCAGATCTGGCTGGACGCCGGACTCAATACCTCGCGCGTCGGCCTGCCGATAGTGGCGACGCCGCCGCAGGTCTATTTATCGCCGCAACAATCCGCCCAGCTGCGCTTTATCTATCTCGGCGGCGGGCTGCCCGGCGATCGGGAAAGCGTGTACTGGGTCAATATCCAGGAGACGCCTCCCGCAGCCGTCGGCACGCATACGCTGCAATTTGTCGTCCGTACCCGCCTGAAGCTCTTTTATCGTCCGCCCGCCATCACCACCACCCTCGCCAGAGAGGTGCAAAAGCTGCAGTGGCAGCAGAGCGGGAATCACCTGCGCTTTACCAACTCAGGCCCACTGCATATCACCCTGGTCAACGGGACGCTGATCGATAATAAAGGCCACCTCTCGCCGATGAGAAACGTGATGCTCCGGCCATACAGCAGCCATACCGTGATGACCACCGACAGCACTCGCCTGTACCAGCTGAACTATATCGACGACTACGGCGCGGTGGTGCCCATCCCCCTGCAGAATGCCCATGCGCCAGCGTCAGGCTAG